The Nocardioides ochotonae genome segment GATGCTGGCGCTGTTCGGGCTGCCCCACCTCGCGCGGGTCCTCGACGCCTACGAGGAGGTGCACCCGCTCGCGGAGGGCTGGCGCGACCGGGTCGCGCTGCACCAGATCTTCCCGCTGCTGGTGCACGCCTGCCTGTTCGGCAGCGGCTACGGCGCCCGAGCCGCGCAGGCCGCCGCGGCGTACCTCTGAGGCGACCCACGACCGGGGCCGGGCGTCCCTTCTCAGACACGGCTCAGCCAGGACTGGCAGCATGGGAGGGGTGAGCGCCCAGAGCCTGCCCCGTGTCCTCGTCGTCGACGACGACAAGGCGGTGCGCGAGTCGCTGCGCCGCTCGCTGGAGTTCAACGGCTACGACGTGCGCCTCGCCGCCGACGGCGCCGAGGCCCTCGCCCAGATCGGCGCGGCCGCCCCGGACGTCGTGGTGATGGACGTGATGATGCCGCGCCTCGACGGTCTGGAGACCACCCGCGCGCTGCGCGCCGCCGGCCACGACGTCCCGATCCTGGTGCTCACCGCCCGCGACGCCGTGGGCGACCGGGTGGCCGGTCTCGACGCCGGCGCCGACGACTACCTGACCAAGCCGTTCGCGCTGCCCGAGCTGCTCGCCCGGCTGCGCGCGCTGCTGCGCCGCGCGGTCGTGCAGGAGGACGACGAGGAGATCCTCTCCTTCGCCGACCTCACGATGGACGTCGGCGCGCGCGAGGTACGCCGCGGGGACCGGCTGATCGAGCTGACCCGCACCGAGTTCACCCTGCTGGAGATGTTCCTGCGCCGCCCGCGCCGGGTGCTGGAGCGCAGCTTCATCCTCGAGGAGGTCTGGGGCTACGACTTCCCCACGACCGCGAACTCCCTCGAGGTCTACGTCGGCTACCTGCGGCGCAAGACCGAGGCCGCCGGCGAGCCGCGGCTGCTGCACACCGTGCGCGGGGTCGGCTACGTCCTGAAGGAAGCATGAGCGCCCCCGAGACCACCCCCCGCGAGGACCGTCGCTGGCACTACCGCCGCTCCCTGGCCAGCCGCGTCACCCTGCTCACCACGATCGCCGTCGGCCTCGCGGTCGCGTTCGTCGCGCTCGGCGCCTACGTCACGGTCCGCATGCAGATGCAGTCGACGCTCGACCAG includes the following:
- a CDS encoding response regulator transcription factor, whose amino-acid sequence is MSAQSLPRVLVVDDDKAVRESLRRSLEFNGYDVRLAADGAEALAQIGAAAPDVVVMDVMMPRLDGLETTRALRAAGHDVPILVLTARDAVGDRVAGLDAGADDYLTKPFALPELLARLRALLRRAVVQEDDEEILSFADLTMDVGAREVRRGDRLIELTRTEFTLLEMFLRRPRRVLERSFILEEVWGYDFPTTANSLEVYVGYLRRKTEAAGEPRLLHTVRGVGYVLKEA